A window of Mangifera indica cultivar Alphonso chromosome 13, CATAS_Mindica_2.1, whole genome shotgun sequence contains these coding sequences:
- the LOC123194813 gene encoding ninja-family protein mc410-like → MEDDNGLELSLGLSFGGLAAKSKGKIGSSSDAKAEEDDRGNKIDDFKNFLNGGNQKQDSGTGSQRSDSVKPQEKFFNDLSRANADADTSMDLNSRALWFTNSRHEIEEAKRPDTSNKRKMLFDDMNNKKKHEREAHPADLQDKTKTSYISITMEEGSTAENEDVAESEIEGSTSRLVSHHDDSSKQYVGVAGASEVPKDFHGFSNSNIVNLQGQKRFNSSSENEFKLGKMTYGVPFSAQSLNIMNIPYTISMKESNSSGVPGSSGHPLPGIVQKVPTATNERQGAQSLNPGNLPVMFGYSPVQLPMFEKDNSWGLVSQSQQLHPSYTGRGLPNSDKQSDGSKISQATLQFDGKTIEWAKGEGKQHGTEEGSSTQAEEDGKVSGMNNRAKDASECTNGITLDFSAIKPGIEADLKFGGCGSYPDLPWVSAKGSGPNGRTISGVTYRYSANQNKIVCACHGWHMSPEEFVRHANDELSNPEGGAGLLTFSSSNPAASTQN, encoded by the exons ATGGAGGATGATAATGGTCTTGAGCTGAGTTTGGGTTTATCTTTTGGTGGATTAGCAGCTAAATCCAAAGGTAAAATTGGTAGCTCTTCAGATGCTAAAGCAGAAGAAGATGATAGAGGCAACAAAATAGATGATTTCAAAAATTTCCTGAATGGTGGCAACCAGAAACAGGACTCTGGTACTGGATCTCAGAGAAGTGATTCTGTGAAACCTCAAGAAAAATTCTTTAATGATCTTTCCAGGGCCAATGCCGATGCCGATACTTCTATGGACTTGAACAGCAGAGCACTCTGGTTTACAAACAGCAGACATGAAATTGAGGAGGCAAAACGACCAGACACAAGTAACAAACGCAAAATGTTGTTTGATGAcatgaacaataaaaaaaagcaTGAGAGAGAAGCTCACCCGGCTGATTTACAAGACAAGACAAAAACATCTTACATTTCCATAACAATGGAGGAAGGTTCAACTGCTGAAAATGAAGATGTGGCTGAGTCTGAAATTGAGGGTTCAACATCAAGGCTGGTTTCTCACCATGATGATAGTTCCAAGCAATACGTTGGAGTTGCTGGTGCTTCTGAGGTTCCAAAGGACTTTCATGGGTTTTCTAATTCAAACATTGTGAATCTACAAGGACAAAAAAGGTTTAACAGTTCATCAGAAAATGAATTTAAGCTTGGAAAAATGACTTATGGCGTTCCATTCTCAGCCCAATCACTAAACATCATGAATATTCCATACACAATATCTATGAAAGAGTCTAACTCTTCTGGTGTACCTGGTTCATCTGGCCATCCACTACCTGGGATAGTACAGAAGGTGCCTACTGCAACTAACGAACGTCAAGGAGCCCAATCTTTGAATCCTGGAAACTTACCAGTTATGTTTGGCTACTCGCCTGTCCAACTTCCAATGTTTGAAAAAGATAATTCCTGGGGGTTGGTTTCTCAATCTCAACAGCTCCACCCTTCCTATACAGGCAGAGGTCTGCCAAACTCAGATAAGCAGAGCGATGGATCAAAGATATCTCAAG CTACTTTGCAATTTGATGGGAAGACCATAGAATGGGCCAAAGGTGAAGGGAAACAGCATGGCACAGAAGAAGGTTCATCTACTCAGGCAGAAGAAGATGGAAAAGTCAGTGGCATGAACAACAGGGCAAAAGATGCATCTGAATGTACCAATGGTATTACTCTTGATTTCTCAGCTATAAAGCCAGGAATTGAAGCAGACCTGAAATTTGGGGGATGTGGTTCATACCCAGATTTACCCTGGGTATCAGCCAAGGGTTCTGGCCCAAATGGTAGGACAATTTCTGGTGTTACTTATAGGTACAGTGCAAACCAAAACAAGATTGTCTGTGCTTGTCATGGTTGGCACATGTCCCCTGAGGAGTTTGTTCGGCATGCCAATGACGAGCTTAGTAATCCAGAGGGTGGTGCTGGATTGTTGACATTTTCAAGTTCAAATCCTGCTGCTTCCACACAGAACTGA